One Halomonas sp. M4R1S46 genomic window carries:
- a CDS encoding tRNA-(ms[2]io[6]A)-hydroxylase codes for MTAMLAAPDLDDLLPPGLLDFLPCATPDAWVDWALANPELLLIDHAQCEKKAAATAMSLLHRYVDQPLLLSRMCQLAREELLHFEQVIKLMEARGIVYRHIGASRYAEGLRRHVRGEEPHRLVDILLVGALIEARSCERFARLIPHLDAELAKFYRGLVKSEGRHYEDYLMLARQLAPEALDSRLAFFAEREAELITMPDTAFRFHSGVPA; via the coding sequence ATGACTGCGATGCTTGCCGCGCCCGACCTCGACGATCTGCTCCCCCCGGGGCTGCTCGACTTCCTGCCCTGTGCCACTCCCGATGCCTGGGTCGACTGGGCGCTCGCCAATCCCGAGCTGCTGCTGATCGACCACGCCCAGTGCGAGAAGAAGGCCGCCGCCACCGCCATGAGCCTGCTCCACCGCTACGTGGACCAACCCCTGCTGCTGTCCAGGATGTGCCAGCTGGCCCGGGAGGAGCTGCTGCATTTCGAGCAGGTGATCAAGCTGATGGAGGCTCGGGGCATCGTCTACCGCCATATCGGGGCGTCGCGCTATGCCGAGGGATTGCGCCGCCACGTGCGCGGCGAGGAGCCACACCGCCTGGTCGACATCCTGCTGGTCGGGGCCCTGATCGAGGCGCGCAGCTGCGAGCGCTTCGCTCGCCTGATCCCGCACCTGGACGCCGAGCTTGCCAAGTTCTATCGCGGTCTGGTTAAGTCGGAAGGGCGCCACTATGAGGACTATCTGATGCTGGCGCGGCAGCTTGCCCCGGAGGCGCTCGACTCACGCCTCGCCTTCTTCGCCGAACGCGAGGCCGAACTGATCACCATGCCGGACACGGCATTTCGTTTCCACAGCGGTGTACCGGCCTGA
- the acnB gene encoding bifunctional aconitate hydratase 2/2-methylisocitrate dehydratase, protein MLEAYRQHVEERAQAGVPPKPLNAEQTAALVELLKTPPAGEEEAILDLLTNRVPPGVDEAAYVKAGFLTAIAKGEAESPLIDRVHAVKLLGTMQGGYNIVSLVELLDDEALATEVGEQLKHTLLMFDAFHDVEERAKAGNAVAKDVIQSWAEAEWFLSKPALDEKITLTVFKVPGETNTDDLSPAPDAWSRPDIPLHANAMLKNERDGIAPEAPGVTGPLKQIEDVKAQGFPVAYVGDVVGTGSSRKSATNSVLWFFGDDIPNVPNKRAGGFCFGGKIAPIFFNTMEDSGALPVEMDVEKLGMGDVIDVYPYQGKVCKHGSDEVLTTFELKTQLLLDEVRAGGRIPLIIGRGLTAKARESLGLAPSDVFRLPEQPADTGKGFTLAQKMVGKACGMDGVRPGMYCEPKMTTVGSQDTTGPMTRDELKDLACLGFQADLVMQSFCHTSAYPKPVDVETHHTLPDFIMNRGGVSLRPGDGIIHSWLNRMLLPDTVGTGGDSHTRFPMGISFPAGSGLVAFAAATGVMPLDMPESVLVRFKGKRQPGVTLRDLVHAIPYYAIQQGLLTVEKSGKKNAFSGRVLEIEGLEDLTVEQAFELSDASAERSAAGCTITLGEDSVAEYLKSNITLLKWMIANGYGDKRTIERRILAMEAWLAEPSLMRADQDAEYAEVIEIDLDQLAEPVLCAPNDPDDARLLSEVAGETIDEVFIGSCMTNIGHFRAAGKLLEKQPAGSLKTKLWLAPPTKMDQHQLTEEGYYGIYGRAGARMEMPGCSLCMGNQARVAAKSTVVSTSTRNFPNRLGDGADVYLASAELAAVAAVEGRLPSVDEYRRYMSEFDAMAGEIYRYMNFHEIEEFQKAASNVIPVAEA, encoded by the coding sequence GTGCTTGAAGCCTATCGCCAACATGTCGAGGAGCGTGCCCAGGCCGGCGTTCCGCCGAAGCCCCTGAACGCCGAGCAGACGGCTGCCCTGGTCGAGCTGCTGAAGACCCCGCCCGCCGGGGAAGAAGAGGCCATTCTCGACCTGCTCACCAACCGCGTCCCGCCGGGCGTCGACGAGGCCGCCTACGTCAAGGCCGGCTTCCTCACCGCCATCGCCAAGGGCGAGGCTGAGTCCCCGCTGATCGACCGCGTCCATGCGGTCAAGCTGCTGGGCACCATGCAGGGCGGCTACAACATCGTCTCCCTGGTCGAGCTGCTGGACGACGAGGCGCTGGCCACCGAGGTCGGTGAACAGCTCAAGCATACCCTGCTGATGTTCGATGCCTTCCACGACGTGGAGGAACGCGCCAAGGCAGGCAACGCCGTGGCCAAGGACGTCATCCAGTCCTGGGCCGAGGCCGAGTGGTTCCTGTCCAAGCCGGCCCTGGACGAGAAGATCACCCTGACCGTGTTCAAGGTGCCCGGCGAGACCAACACCGACGACCTCTCCCCGGCCCCGGATGCCTGGTCGCGTCCCGACATCCCGCTGCATGCCAACGCCATGCTCAAGAACGAGCGCGATGGCATCGCCCCCGAGGCGCCCGGCGTGACCGGCCCGCTCAAGCAGATCGAGGACGTCAAGGCCCAGGGCTTCCCGGTCGCCTACGTCGGCGACGTCGTCGGCACCGGCTCCTCGCGCAAGTCCGCCACCAACTCCGTGCTGTGGTTCTTCGGTGACGACATCCCCAACGTGCCGAACAAGCGCGCCGGCGGCTTCTGCTTCGGCGGCAAGATCGCGCCGATCTTCTTCAACACCATGGAAGACTCCGGTGCCCTGCCGGTCGAGATGGACGTCGAGAAGCTCGGCATGGGCGACGTCATCGACGTCTACCCCTACCAGGGCAAGGTCTGCAAGCACGGCAGCGACGAGGTGCTGACCACCTTCGAGCTCAAGACCCAGCTGCTGCTCGACGAGGTGCGCGCCGGCGGCCGCATCCCGCTGATCATCGGCCGCGGCCTGACCGCCAAGGCCCGCGAGTCCCTGGGCCTCGCGCCCTCCGACGTCTTCCGCCTGCCCGAGCAACCCGCCGACACCGGCAAGGGTTTCACCCTGGCCCAGAAGATGGTCGGCAAGGCCTGCGGCATGGACGGCGTGCGTCCGGGCATGTACTGCGAGCCGAAGATGACCACCGTGGGCTCCCAGGACACCACCGGTCCGATGACCCGCGACGAGCTCAAGGACCTGGCCTGCCTGGGCTTCCAGGCCGACCTGGTGATGCAGTCCTTCTGCCACACCAGCGCCTACCCCAAGCCGGTCGACGTGGAGACCCACCACACCCTGCCCGACTTCATCATGAACCGCGGCGGCGTCTCGCTGCGTCCGGGCGACGGCATCATCCACTCCTGGCTCAATCGCATGCTGCTGCCCGACACCGTGGGCACCGGCGGCGACTCCCACACCCGCTTCCCGATGGGCATCTCCTTCCCCGCGGGCTCCGGGCTGGTGGCCTTCGCCGCCGCCACCGGGGTGATGCCGCTGGACATGCCGGAATCGGTGCTGGTGCGCTTCAAGGGCAAGCGTCAGCCCGGCGTCACCCTGCGTGACCTGGTCCACGCCATCCCCTACTACGCCATCCAGCAGGGCCTGCTGACCGTCGAGAAGTCCGGCAAGAAGAACGCCTTCTCCGGTCGCGTCCTGGAGATCGAGGGCCTCGAGGACCTCACCGTCGAGCAGGCCTTCGAGCTCTCCGACGCCTCCGCCGAGCGCTCCGCGGCCGGCTGCACCATCACCCTGGGCGAGGACTCGGTCGCCGAGTACCTCAAGTCCAACATCACCCTGCTCAAGTGGATGATCGCCAACGGCTACGGCGACAAGCGCACCATCGAGCGCCGCATCCTGGCCATGGAGGCGTGGCTGGCCGAGCCGAGCCTGATGCGCGCCGACCAGGACGCCGAGTACGCCGAGGTCATCGAGATCGACCTCGACCAGCTGGCGGAGCCGGTGCTGTGCGCCCCGAACGACCCGGACGACGCCCGCCTGCTCTCCGAGGTGGCCGGCGAGACGATCGACGAGGTGTTCATCGGCTCGTGCATGACCAACATCGGCCACTTCCGCGCCGCCGGCAAGCTGCTCGAGAAGCAGCCCGCCGGCAGCCTGAAGACCAAGCTGTGGCTGGCCCCGCCGACCAAGATGGACCAGCACCAGCTCACCGAGGAAGGCTACTACGGCATCTACGGCCGTGCCGGCGCGCGCATGGAGATGCCCGGCTGCTCACTGTGCATGGGCAACCAGGCACGGGTCGCCGCCAAGAGCACCGTGGTCTCCACCTCCACCCGCAACTTCCCCAACCGCCTGGGCGACGGCGCCGACGTCTACCTGGCCTCGGCGGAGCTGGCCGCGGTGGCCGCGGTGGAAGGCCGCCTGCCCAGCGTCGACGAGTATCGCCGCTACATGAGCGAGTTCGACGCCATGGCCGGCGAGATCTATCGCTACATGAACTTCCACGAGATCGAGGAGTTCCAGAAGGCCGCCTCGAACGTGATTCCGGTGGCCGAGGCCTGA
- a CDS encoding DUF1289 domain-containing protein yields the protein MAGRVTSPCVGLCSTTVGDRVCRGCQRLDGEIRDWPALAGEERERRMAELDALRVAVAGRHLVVVDAEALEAQLQRHRIRFRAEQPPLSRAVELLRVGRGRIRDLSRYGLAPRERLDAAALHARISAELMAAAETRRHAAVPLS from the coding sequence ATGGCCGGGCGCGTCACCTCACCCTGCGTGGGGCTCTGTTCGACCACGGTGGGCGACCGCGTCTGCCGGGGCTGCCAACGCCTGGATGGCGAGATTCGCGACTGGCCGGCCCTGGCGGGGGAGGAGCGCGAGCGACGCATGGCCGAGCTCGATGCCCTCCGCGTGGCGGTGGCCGGGCGCCACCTGGTGGTGGTGGATGCCGAGGCCCTGGAGGCCCAGCTGCAACGGCATCGCATCCGCTTTCGTGCCGAGCAGCCCCCGCTGTCCCGGGCCGTCGAGCTGTTGCGGGTGGGGCGCGGGCGGATCCGCGACCTGTCCCGCTACGGCCTGGCCCCGCGGGAGCGGCTGGACGCCGCGGCCCTGCATGCCCGGATCTCGGCCGAGTTGATGGCCGCGGCCGAGACGCGCCGGCATGCGGCCGTGCCCCTCTCCTGA